The genomic interval TCTGCTGTAACCGCCGCCGAAGCGACGGTTCTCAGCCATAATATCAATAAGCCACTGAGGAACCTCCTGATTCGCCTCTTTTAGAAGCTCTATCAAGTCGGGTGCCAAGGACAGGTTCTGTCGGGCAAAGAATGCTGTCGAAGTACCAGTGTTACCTGCTCGGCCAGTACGACCAATTCGATGGGTGTACTCGGCAACATCAGTGGGGAGATCGTAGAGAATAACATGGGTAACGTTAGGGATATCAAGCCCACGGGCAGCGACTGCTGTGGCTACAAGAATGGGTGCACGACCGCTCTTGAAAGCGTATAGGGCAGCCTCTCGCTCACGTTGGCTGCGATCGCCGTGGATAGAAGTGGCGTCGTGACGACGAGAGCAGAGGAAGTCGCAGAGAGTATCAGCCATACGCTTTGTCTCGACAAAGACAAGTATCAGACCGTTACTCTGTTCAGCAAGCAGTAAATCGAGGAGTAAAGAGCGTTTGTCTTGATCATCTACGTATTCGATCCGTTGAGTGATGTTCTCAGAAGTGGAGCCAACTCGACCAACAGTAAGGAAAATGTAGTCTTTGAGGAAAGATTTAGCAAGAGACTGAATTTCGCGAGGGAACGTAGCAGAGAACATGAGAGTCTGGCGGTCATGGACTCCTGGCATGTCTTCCTGCTCGACGATCCTTCTAATTTGAGGCTCAAAGCCCATGTCAAGCATTCGATCAGCTTcatcaagaacaagataCTTGACATTGGCAAGAGAAATCCTGCCTCTTTCAATGAGATCAACAAGACGACCAGGCGTGGCGGAAAGAAGGTCGCAGCCTCGGTCAAGAGCACGAATTTGCTGGCCAATGTCGGCACCGCCATAAACGACGGCAGGTCGAACCCAAGATCGATAGGCAAATTTTCGGGCTTCTTCATTGATTTGAGATACAAGCTCTCGGGTAGGAGCAAGGACGAGCGCAGTCGGGTATGCTTTTCGCCTGCGGTTATAGCTGCCGTGACCAGCATCTTGTTCGACAGGAGGGGCGATGGGACCATAAGAATAAAGTGCAGAAAGAAttgggaaaaggaaaccACCGGTCTTACCCGAGCCAGTTTGGGCACAAGCCATCAAGTCTCGACCGCCAGCAACAATGGGAATAGAGTACTTTTGAACAGGTGTGGGAGAATCGTATCGCGAAAGCTTGATGTTGTCTAATAGCGCCTGGTTGATGGGAGGATTCGTAAACTGGACCACAGGCTCGGGTACATCTTGACCGGTAACCTCGACCGGAATGTCGGCGTACTTGTCGAAATTGATACCGGTAGACTAGGATGGATTGGCATGGCTTTTTCGTAACAAAACTTCACAACTAACCTGGTGTATTCCATCGCCTTCCTCACCATACaattccttttccatcctcaTGTTCCTCGATCCAATGACATGTTGACCGGCTCTCCAAGTACCATAACCAGCTGGGTTGCTGCCCTCAAAGTTCCTCTTCGCACGGGCGGGAGGGACGCCCCACCctccctcttcctcaacagGGATAGCCCGGGCGGGAGGAGTGGTCGCCGGGGTAGGAAGACCTGTGGGAGATTGCCTGTATCCGCCACCGGCGGGAGTAGTGTGAGGTGGCACAGCAGGAGCAGCGCTACGGTTTCGCAAATGAGGAGGAACATAAGCAGATCTGGGAACGCATCCGGACCCGTTGAGCTGCATGGAGTCTGATAAATCAAATGTCAGCATCATGTGACAAGCACTCTCCACAGCCTTTTTGCCACACGGCACTCATCGTCCACTCACTCATCTTGGGCTCGAGGCCATTGACATTGTTGGAAGCcatattttcaaaagtgGCGAGAAAAGTTCTTTGTCTTGACAAAGGGAGGAGTATTGTGTGTGGTAAaactttttgttcttttttttatttattgAAAAGTTGTGTCACGGATAGCAAgtctcttctttatctATGCTTTGCGTAGACGAAAAAGAGCGACTGTGTATATAGACGATATGTTACTTTTTTTatgaataaaagaaaaaagaagaaaataacttgaaatgaagaaagagtgaAATCGTTTGCtccaatttttttttttgaggCTGATAGCGGAAGGCGGAAGTCGCCGCTTTTAGGAGTGGCGAGAAAGGAGCAATAATTACTATTTTAGGAAATTTGGCAGTCTATCCAGGCCACGGGGTTTGGGATAAATTCTGGAAATAGCCAAAGAAAAATTCGACGCGTCTCGTGTGCAAGGTCTGTGCGTTCATCTTGTTATTTCTGctttatttatttatctATCTACTTGTTATTGTTTGTGAATATTGATTTTTTAAATATTCCAACTTTACGAAATGGTCAGTCAGTCATGCTCTTGCAACGCACGCAAACTCACAAGCGACAGACTGGCAGCAACGCAGAATACAGAGAAGCTTTCGCactttttgacaagaagGGGACAGGACAAGTACCACGAGAATCCCTTGGCGAGTTACTTCGCTCTTTGGGACAGAACCCTACACAGGCAGAGGTTGCAGGGCTTGAGAAGACCGTCAATGCGACTTTTAACTATGACGAGTTTTTGGCTGTTTTGAACAGGCCTGATGGATGGAAACCTGCTGGAACTGCcggtttgtctttttttcgATTGACGGTGCAGGTGGTGGGAAACTGAGCGGACATGCAGATGAGTTTATCAAAGGCTTCCAGGTCTTTGACAAGGTTGGAAACGGTTTCATCGGTGCCGGTGAACTTCGATATGTCCTTACTCAACTcggagaaaagatgatggatgAGGAGGTTGATGAATTACTCAAGGGATTCCCTGTACAGTTTGTTTGGTTTATTTGCAGTTCAATGTAGCATAACTGACCATAACCGCAGAGACGGTCAAATCAACTACCACTCTTTTGTTCGATCGATTCTTTCCCAATAGGACAGGCAAGGGGTAGTTGTAGTGCATATTCCAGGGCTTTCTTGACGATTCTCATGATGTGATATATTGGCATAGTAAGCTGACTGCACCCGCAATTAGCGGTATGCTTATGCATGGTACACTTGGGTTATGTTGTGAATACTAAGGCTACAATGATGATATACAACAGCCTTGTTGCTCATTCTTCCCGCAGCATTTCTCGGCATACAAAACATCTCCCATCTTCTCTGAACCACCTTAATGCACAACTCTGGTGTGCCGCGTGCCCACAAATGGGAGTCAAGATGGCTTGCTCTCCATTTCTAAACTGACTCAGACAAACGGGACATCGTGACACTCGGACGCCTAGAAGAGATAGTTTGAGCTTCACTTTCCCTTGTGGAGTTGTTCGTCGAGAGTCTACAGATATTAATCCTGgcaaaagagttgaaatgGCTTCAGGCGAAGCTGAAGGAGTTTTGGACGGTCCAAAAAACGAAGCCAATTGCGATAATCCCTTTCATGGTTGTCAGCAGATTTGATGTTGAGAATGATTGGAACTGACCTCATATTCTCGTCCACTGCCCTCCAAGCGTGAAACAAATAGATCCACATCTGTGTATTCCCTTTCTCTCACTCCTGATCTATGTAGACCTGCTCCGAGACTGTCTCCCgatcctctctcttccactctGTTATCGTTGTCTTGAGCCGTGTCTCGATCTGCTGAAGATCGTAAATCAACGGCAGATGCAAACCGGTTATCCCATCGCTCATCATCATGCGTCCTGACTGTGCTCAAAGACGGAAGATTGCTCATGGCTCTTTCTGCAAACGGTCTATTTAGTAAGACAGGATCATTCGCCGTTGGTGAGTGGAGATTGGCCGTTGGCGGTGAAAGGGGTCGAACTAAAGGTAGGATTCCAGGCGTGAAATTTTCACAACAATCTGCGAGGAATGATCTGCTTGAGCCAAGTAGTTTATCGGGCGCATCTACTCGTACATCCGGAGACAtagagagagatgatggcGGTGGTGGAGCTTTCATAGTTATTTGCCTCGGTCGAGATGGGGGCGGTGGTCTCGGGCCTACAGGCCTCCTTGCGCTATTTTCCTTGCTGCAAGATGACGGAGCGTCATTTAAATGCAATGCAGCATCTATCCGGATTTGCTCTTGTTTCGTGGCTGGATTAACTTGGCGAGGACGGGGCGGAAGTGATGAAGGCTCTTTTAATGCTTCTGttgattgttttgttggagGCGGCGGAGGTGGACGACGCTTCGATAGTTGAGGTGTTAGGATGGGAATTCTTGAGCCATGATCTTCATTTCCAGTCGCTTTGAGAGTTAATGTGGCGGTGTTTTGTTGCTTGGATCGagatggtggaggcagTGGTGGCggatttttttttactattgatgaagaaaagttggacGGAGGTACAGGCGCATCACCTGTTAACATAGGCACCTCTTCCATGACTATCACACTCCGTGCAGGAGTTTCTTCAGCTTGctccttccttttctctttacaTTCGTTAAGTCCATCCAAATCTGGCGTTTTGTCGTTTCCCAAGAGTTCCGAAGCATTCGTTGAAGACGTAGCCAGAGTTTTCAGCCTGATGCTATTATTAAACAATTCCGTACTTTCTTCAGCCTCGACCTTGTTTGTGTTTTTGTCGAAGCCATCCAGTGGTTTCGAAGAATTTGAAATATGTTTGtccatctcttccctcatctcctctcttATAACCGAGGTTGGAGCAATGGTTTTGACAGGTATTAAGGTAGAAAGATCCCGTCTTCTTAATGCAGCCTCCTTGTTAGGAGGAAGGG from Cryptococcus depauperatus CBS 7841 chromosome 6, complete sequence carries:
- a CDS encoding ATP-dependent RNA helicase ded1 — encoded protein: MASNNVNGLEPKMNSMQLNGSGCVPRSAYVPPHLRNRSAAPAVPPHTTPAGGGYRQSPTGLPTPATTPPARAIPVEEEGGWGVPPARAKRNFEGSNPAGYGTWRAGQHVIGSRNMRMEKELYGEEGDGIHQSTGINFDKYADIPVEVTGQDVPEPVVQFTNPPINQALLDNIKLSRYDSPTPVQKYSIPIVAGGRDLMACAQTGSGKTGGFLFPILSALYSYGPIAPPVEQDAGHGSYNRRRKAYPTALVLAPTRELVSQINEEARKFAYRSWVRPAVVYGGADIGQQIRALDRGCDLLSATPGRLVDLIERGRISLANVKYLVLDEADRMLDMGFEPQIRRIVEQEDMPGVHDRQTLMFSATFPREIQSLAKSFLKDYIFLTVGRVGSTSENITQRIEYVDDQDKRSLLLDLLLAEQSNGLILVFVETKRMADTLCDFLCSRRHDATSIHGDRSQREREAALYAFKSGRAPILVATAVAARGLDIPNVTHVILYDLPTDVAEYTHRIGRTGRAGNTGTSTAFFARQNLSLAPDLIELLKEANQEVPQWLIDIMAENRRFGGGYSRGGRGRSGGGGGGFRSGGRDMRAGGNTGGRNGGGFGGYGGNNWNQGGFPSAGADTGASWW